The Oncorhynchus clarkii lewisi isolate Uvic-CL-2024 chromosome 20, UVic_Ocla_1.0, whole genome shotgun sequence nucleotide sequence ctctctgctacctcacagcaagcggtaccggagcgccaagtctaggtccaaaaggctccttaacagtttctaccccaaagccataagactgcttaaCATTGACCACTTTTTTACggtgctgctactcgctgtttattatctatgctaGTCATTTTACCCCTACTTACTCTATGCTAGTCATTTTACCCCTACATAttaacctcaattacctcgactaacctgtaccccctcacattgactcagtatcggaacgccctgtatatagcctcgttattgttattttcttgtgttacttttatttatttattttattacatttttctttattagcaaatattttcttacttAGAAAATTCTGTATTGTTGATTAAgcacttgtaagtaagcatttcacggtaaagtctactcctgttgtatttggcgcatgtgaaaataacatttgattggatAATTACTGGTGCATTGGACCACCAACTGGGCTACATTGCTTTTGGTCCATACCTGCCCTCCAGACCATCTACGtactccctcttcttcttcctgcTCTCCTGGGCCGACTGCTTGTTGCGGATCTTCCTGCGGATCTTCTTCAGGACCCTCTCCTCGTACTGATCCAAAAGAACATagtcagacagcagagagagtgaGCGAATGAAGACAGAGATGATTAGAGTTGGTTAAAGTGAAAGAGTACAAAAGTTTTTTTTAAGTTAAATTGTAACAAACAGGGATGGTTGGCTGGCCAGGTGGACATTAGGGCCAGTGGTAGCCTACCTTAGTAAAGGGCAGTTGGCTGGGCAGGTGGACACCCTCTTTAGCCAGCAGCTTCTTCTCGTCCTCGTTAAGGACCACCTCCTGCAGGGAATTCTGGGAGTCACAGGAGAATGGGAAGACACAACGATTACTGCAAGGCTTCAGACAGTCACATAAACGGGTTGTCTGACAACGTCCTGAAAATGATGTGCACGCATTGCAGGGGTAGAAGGACCTGTGTTGTTATGATTCTGAacggtcagatagctagcaacagtGAGAAGTGAGTGAGCAACAGTGAGACCTTCACATGACCCTACAAAGGGCCTTGGTACCGGTCGTAGAAAAAATAACTTCACTGGATTTTGAAATACTAAAATTGATTCTAGAACACATGTGGGGAGTGGCTTGTTTCAGCTAGTTgaatcttgttcttgataccatgtcttgttttgaggtgttttgacttaTACCATGTCTATGATAATTTGGCTCATAAttgatacatacagttgaagtcggaagtttacagacacttaggttggattcattaaaacaaatttttcaaccactccacacatttcttgttaacaatctatagttttggcaagtcggttaggacatctactttgttcatgacacagatcatttttccaacaattgtttacagacagattatttcacttataattcaatgtatcactaTTCCAGTGGGTACAAAGTTtgcataaactaagttgactgtgcctttaaacagcttggaaaattccagaaatggctttagaagcttcagccatcataccgctcaggaaggagatgcgttctgtctcctagagatgaacgtactttggtgcaaaaagtgctaatcaatcccagaacaacagcaaaggatcttgtgggGATGCTGGCGgtaacaggtacaaaggtatctatatccacagtaaaacaagtccaatatcatcatagcctgaaaggccgctcagcaaggaagaagacactgctccaaaaccgccataaaaagccagactatggtttgcaactgcacatggggacaaagatcatactttttggagtaatgtcctctggtctgatgaaacaaaaatagaacagtttggccataatgaccatcgttatgtttggaggaaaaagggggaggcttgcaacccgaagaacaccatcccaacagtgaagcacggtgtcacgccctgaccgtagagagcctttttatgtctctatttggtttggtcagggtgtgatttgggtgggcattctatgttctgttttctatgtttttgtatttctatgttttggccaggtatggttctcaatcagggacagctgtctatcattgtctctgattgggaatcatacttaggcagcctgtttcccttctgtcattgtgggaagttttctttgttaggggcactatagcccttgtaagcttcacggtcgtttttgttatttcttgttttgttgttgtacgctcaccacgctgcaccttggtctacccTTGAACGACGGGCGTGACACAGGGGggtcatcatgttgtgggggtgctttgctgcaggaggttctggtgcacttcacaaatagatggcatcatgaggcaggacaattatgtggatatattgaagcaacatctcaagacatcagtcaggaagttatagcttggttgcaaatgggtcttccaaatggacaatgaccccaagcatacttccaaagttgtggcaaaatggcttaaggacaacaaagtcaaggtattggagtggccatcacaaagccctgacctcaatcctatagaaaatgtgtgggcagaactgaaaaggcgtgtgcgagcctggaggcctgcaaacctgactcagttacaccagctctgtcaggaagaatgggccaaaatgcacccaacttattgtgggaagcttgtggaaggctacccgaaacatttgacccaagtttgaCCCAAGAcccaaacaatttaaaggcaatgctaccaaatactaattgagtgtatgtaaacttctgacccactgggaatgtgatgagaaaagaaaaagaagcataaataaatcactctctattattattctgacatttcacattcttaaaataaagtggtgatcctacctgacctaagacagggaatgtttttgtaggatttaatgtcaggaaatgaaaaactgagtttaaatgttttgtcaCTCAAAACCTATACTGTGTTTATGTCCTATTTTCTGcccatctctgtctgtgtgtctgtttgtctgtgtcaatctgggtctctctgtctctcgcctcCTCCCCTAGAACCTAGACCTACAGCTCCAGTTTTGAACAGTTCTGAATGGATTTCGTAGCGTAGATGAAAGCAATATGGCGTGGCCTCCACTCCCCTGTCCCTCTGACTCACCGTCTCTCTTATTCCAGACAGCAGCAGGTCCTTGACAGTGAGATGGTAACCAGAGGGCAGCTGGGAGTTGTGGGTATCCCCATTGCTCTCTTGGAAGAGGCCAGACTCCCATCCATCTGAGAAGACAGAGAGACGTAGGACCAGATTTACTGAGGGCTCAAAACAGTTACAAGATtgtgttctattttattctattccattccattattcTATTTACTAACGTTACTGTGTGTCGGGGAAATCTGTAATATTTGGTCAAATCCAATGGCTCTCCCACAGGCACCAATGCAATAACAGCTGGCTCTGATCTACTTAACACCCAACTTGTTAAGAAGGCCTGAGCGGTGGGAGACATTATCACGGGGATGCAGTATGCCTGTCTCAAGATGGTCATGAGATGGTCACATTCACCAATGAGAATGTATAGATAGTTCTGTACAACCAATGAGATGTTGTGTGTGTTGACAGTTAAAAGGAGATGTACTTTTAGATCTGATTGCTGACCGTTGAAGCGCGACCCTTCATCGGCCGGTGTATTATCAAAAAAGTAGAGTTTTGAGAACTGTTTAAGATTCCTTGATTTGTTTTCACTCCTCTGCAAGTCTGAACTTATTGTTTggccattttgtaatttgggtgaactatccatttaaggttagggatagggttaagcTTAATTTCATTAATTCATTCCGAGTGGTTAATTTTAGGTTTAAGAGAGGGGTTCCAAAACTTTTATGCCCacgaccccattttgatatcAACATTTTCTCGCCACCCCACCATGTAAACAAAGTGATGTAATCAAAGGACAATGTTCACTTTTTTTATTGGTGCTATAgcagtctattacaaatcagttTGGCAGTACTTTTGACAGTATTTCAATCTAAAATAAGTATCGTTTGATGtgactgaaatgcatcagaaaggaAATTCAGAAGATCATCAGACAATCATTTTGTATGATATTCTGTGTAGAAAAAAAtattatcattattttttttcccccagtCTGATTTAGTTCCTGGTCTTGTCCgctctgttctgttataatctccacccggcacagccagaagaggactggccaccccacatagcctggttcctctctaggtttcttcctaggttttggcctttctagggagtttttcctagccaccgtgcttctacacctgcattgcttgctgtttggggttttaggctgggtttctgtacagcactttgagatatcagctgatgtacgaagggctatataaataaatttgatttgatttgatttgattctaatGAGTCCAGCTGGAGCGAAACAGAagacactgagtataccaaacattaggaacaccttcctagtattgagttgcacccccacccttttgctctcagaacagcctgaattcgtcggggcatggactctacaaggtgtcgaaagtgttccacagggatgctggcccatgttgactccaacgcttcccacagttgtgtcaaattggctggatgtcctttggttggtggaccattcttgatacacacgggaaactgttgagcatggaaAACGCAGCAGcgtttcaaaggcacttaaatctttgtctttcccattcaccctctgaatggcacacatgtcTCAAGGCTGGGGTCATCTTTTGTAGCTTAAACTGTTCAAAATATAGAGCCACATTAGTCGGAAGAAAACAGAATCGGCTTTGTTTATTACAACTACATCTAGTGGCTAACAGAGGTTACTGACGCAACCCCGGTTCTATGAACCAagcacaattttttttatttaatttcagATTTTCTCTACATTTTCTTATCTCTTTGTGGGTATGCTCTGATGTGGCTAGAATAAGAAAAACATAATAAAATAGAACGGGCTGGGTAGACTGGAGGTTTCAATTCAATGATGAAAACCTCTGTAGAATGGACCAAACCTGGattcaaatacatgtgtatttgtgtatttatatttataacaaataaacaaataatttgTTTCTCTGTATATGACTATTTTTCAAATAATCTGGCCAAATCAAATAAATGTAGGAATTTTTAAGTATTTTCAAATATTTGTTTCCAAATACATAATTTCAAATACACTTTGGACCAAACAGACCTGAGTTGAAATGCATGAAGTATTTCAATATTTGTATTTGAAAATTGTATACCAACACTTGTGTATTACCAAATCACTTGTGTACCTGTtacttccagcatcttcacaaggttctttgctgttgttctgggattgatttacacttttcgcaccagagttcgttcatctctaggagacagaacgtgtctccttcctgagcgatatgacagcTGCTTGGTCCAatcgtgtttatacttgcgtactattgtttgtacagatgaacgtggtaccttcaggcgtttggaaattgctcccaaggatgaactagacttctGGAGgtttacaatttattttctgaggtcatggctgatttcttttgatttttctgtgatgtcaagcaaagaggcactgagtttgaaggtaggccttgaaatacatccacaggtacacatgcaattgactcaaatgatgtcaattagcttatcagaagcttctaaagctatgacataattttctggaattttccaagctgtttaaaggcacagtcaacttagtgtatgtaaacttctgacccactggaatagtgatacagtgaattaattataagtgaaataatctgttatcaattgttggaaaattacttgtgtcatgcacgcagtagatgtcctaaccgacttgccaaaactatagttgttaacaagaaatttatggagtggttgaaaaattagttttaatgactccaacctaagtgtatgtaaatttacgacttcaactgtctgTGCATCTGTTCCAGAGGTGTGTATTACCTAAGTCGATGGAGACATCAGGTGCCAGGCAGTGCAGTGCAGACCTGGTGAGGTTAGAGTGGAGGTTAGGGAGATGGGCTTGGTCGAAGGCATGGAAGGGGGGGCTGGAGGGCGGGTTACGGCTGTCCAGGTGATCGGAGCCAGAGTTGGGATCCTCACTGATGCCACTGTCGCTGGGGGAGTAGGGCCACATGGGGGAGGTGGGGGCAGACGATGAGTCAGTGCCACCTAACAGAGTATCCAGGAAATCATCACCGCCACCTTCTTGGCTCAGAGACTgcaggaggttgtgtgtgtgtgtgtgtgtgcgtgtgtgtgtgtgcgtgcgtgcatgcgtgcgtgcgtggggaGGGTGAGatacatgcagagagagaaaataaaaccAAAGACACGtcatcagaaatacagtacaCAAACAGATTACAGGTTATCTTACTATACAGAAACCTACTAAACACTCAAGAATAATgcaatcactcacacacacacaaacatgcacgcacacgcacgcaaacGCATACACACCCATACATCAGCCAGAGATAATACCCCTGTCTAGGGTCATTAAAGATAAAGAACAGCTATGATTGAGGTCTGACAGTTCTGGTGAAGGGAATAGGATGCCCCCTCCCCACAAGCTGTCAATGAGAGTCATATATTTAGAAATACAAAATATATGGCTCTGCTGTCAATCAATAACTGTCATTGGGCAATGGGAAAAGATGATGATGGCAGATGGACAAGGTCAACATGGACCACGCAAGACCAAAAAAGACATGGGATTGAGCATATTATCCTATTCAGATTGGTTACATTTGTGGCTGACTTTCCATAAGTATGAATGTAAAATCTATTTTTCTCGTCTTCCTGGCTTTTGACCCTTGCCTGAGCctacctgccgtcctgtacctttgctccacctctggattactgagctctgcctgaccctgagcctgcct carries:
- the LOC139377068 gene encoding cyclic AMP-responsive element-binding protein 3-like protein 3-A, which gives rise to MALRSWSKSAGSIMASSYYQVSSDSGISEDPNSGSDHLDSRNPPSSPPFHAFDQAHLPNLHSNLTRTQSCNCFEPSVNLVLRLSVFSDGWESGLFQESNGDTHNSQLPSGYHLTVKDLLLSGIRETNSLQEVVLNEDEKKLLAKEGVHLPSQLPFTKYEERVLKKIRRKIRNKQSAQESRKKKREYVDGLEGRMDACSKHNLALQRKVHQLEETNTSLLEQLARLHILLPNGSSKTAQKATCILVLLLSFSLLLSPSLLPDPHSHVSLEGDFSKDRERSRSLLAVVDTEISPPPVISVAGWVEALSTLVGKLRLRPEYADSDPQTNHNHDHNYDYNHSL